In one window of Carassius auratus strain Wakin unplaced genomic scaffold, ASM336829v1 scaf_tig00034482, whole genome shotgun sequence DNA:
- the LOC113081470 gene encoding tumor necrosis factor receptor superfamily member 5, protein MKTVVFICFLVTLLYLVSCCDEDTHYLKVDKCCKKCGPGKRMLKDDNCDDPRCQDCLDGEYQSGFTSDTKCERQPSCDPNLHFQPQMNPSKTSLSKCQCEAGYYCTQEDDCDTCRKRTVCKAGEKILIEGSQFGDTVCEPCKNGTFSTHESAVTCKEWTICEHGFDKNAPGSSTSDRICVDDRRAHRGAVVVGVVALLLILIGIAATLYFTKGNKCWKELHKHFNKGRSHEHLDVEKPIYQQPVEVDEPVSPSPSNVTENGNVVEQERGKEPVYPSAESNSYSYSYS, encoded by the exons ATGAAAACAGTTGTCTTTATCTGTTTTCTG GTCACATTGCTGTACCTTGTGTCGTGTTGTGATGAGGACACACATTACTTGAAGGTAGATAAATGCTGCAAGAAGTGTGGACCAG GTAAGAGGATGCTGAAGGATGACAACTGTGACGACCCACGCTGTCAGGACTGCCTGGACGGAGAGTATCAGAGCGGCTTCACCAGCGACACCAAATGTGAACGCCAGCCCAGCTGTGACCCCA atttacattttcaGCCACAAATGAATCCCAGTAAGACCAGTTTAAGCAAATGTCAGTGTGAAGCTGGATACTACTGTACGCAAGAAGACGACTGTGACACTTGTAGGAAACGCACAGTTTGCAAGGCAGGAGAGAAAATCCTCATAGAAG GTTCACAGTTTGGTGATACTGTGTGTGAGCCATGTAAAAATGGAACATTCTCCACCCATGAGTCAGCTGTCACTTGCAAGGAATGGACAAT ATGTGAACATGGATTTGATAAAAACGCTCCTGGCAGTTCAACCTCAGACCGAATCTGTG TGGATGATAGACGCGCTCACAGAGGTGCAGTTGTGGTTGGAGTTGTAGCACTTCTGCTCATCTTAATTGGAATTGCTGCAACATTATACTTCACAAAAG GAAATAAATGCTGGAAAGAG CTCCACAAACACTTCAATAAAGGAAGATCGCATGAACATCTAGATGTTGAGAAACCAATCTATCAACAGCCTGTGGAGGTCGATGAACCCGTGAGCCCCTCACCAAGTAACGTGACTGAAAATGGAAATGTTGTAGAACAAGAGAGGGGCAAAGAACCTGTCTATCCAAGTGCTGAatcaaattcatattcatattcatattcatag